The stretch of DNA GGGCAGGGTGGCGAACACGCTCTTGACGATCAGGTCGGCCATCACGTGCAGGCCGTCGGCATCCAGGTGCTGGAGCTTGGGCATCAGGGTCAGGTCGGCGGCGAGGTCGCTGGTGATGTCCTCACGCAGGGCACCAATGGCTTGGCGAACGGCGAGGCTGCCACCGTATTGCTCGCGGGCCAGGAACAGGAATTGCGAACGGTTGGCGGCGACCACATCCAGGAAAATCCGTACCGAGGCATCAATGATGCCGCCCATCACGAATTCGTTGTGGCGCACCAGGCGAATCGTCGCGCGAAAGGTCTGGCCGACTTCGCTGACCAATACCAGGCCCAGCTGATCCATATCGGCAAAGTGACGGTAGAAACCGGTGGGCACGATGCCGGCGGTCTTGGCCACTTCACGCAGGCTGAGGCTGCCGAACCCACGGCCACACTCCATCAGATGGCGGGCTGCGTCCATCAGGGCGAGTCGGGTCTGTTGCTTCTGTTCGGCGCGGGGCAGCATTGGCAGGCGGGCTTTGTGGACAAGGACAGCGACGCACTCTAGCAAATCAGCTTTGCCAGCGTCGAACTTCAAAAGGGAGAAGGGCGTTGCGGTTCACACAAAGTCAAAGCCCGATCGGCTGATCGGGCTTTTTTCCAGGGCCAGCACGGGCTTAGCTCTGTGCTTGATGCAGTTCTGCCAGACGGTCAGCACCGCCTTCCACTACGCCGTCAGCATA from Pseudomonas sp. NC02 encodes:
- a CDS encoding TetR family transcriptional regulator yields the protein MLPRAEQKQQTRLALMDAARHLMECGRGFGSLSLREVAKTAGIVPTGFYRHFADMDQLGLVLVSEVGQTFRATIRLVRHNEFVMGGIIDASVRIFLDVVAANRSQFLFLAREQYGGSLAVRQAIGALREDITSDLAADLTLMPKLQHLDADGLHVMADLIVKSVFATLPDIIDPPAEALPAHLTPQAKITQQLRFIFIGLKHWQGLGSTE